The following are encoded in a window of Streptococcus pasteurianus genomic DNA:
- a CDS encoding amino acid ABC transporter ATP-binding protein — translation MLELKNISKQFGQKKIFDHFNLTIEDGKILSLVGPSGGGKTTLLRMLAGLEKIDSGEIIHNGEVVPIDHLEMLNLLGFVFQDFQLFPHLSVLDNLTLSPVKTMGMTKETAKEKAVTLLQRLGLGEYADAYPYSLSGGQKQRVALARAMMIDPQIIGYDEPTSALDPELRQEVEKLILQNREAGMTQIVVTHDLKFAESISDHILRINPK, via the coding sequence ATGTTAGAATTAAAAAATATTTCCAAACAATTTGGTCAAAAGAAGATTTTTGATCATTTTAATTTGACGATTGAAGATGGCAAAATTTTATCTCTCGTTGGTCCGTCAGGTGGTGGAAAGACAACCTTGCTACGTATGCTTGCTGGACTTGAAAAAATTGATTCTGGAGAAATTATTCATAATGGTGAAGTCGTTCCTATCGACCATCTAGAGATGCTTAATTTACTTGGTTTTGTTTTTCAAGATTTTCAGCTTTTCCCTCATTTATCTGTTTTAGATAATTTGACCTTATCGCCTGTAAAAACAATGGGAATGACAAAAGAAACAGCTAAAGAAAAAGCGGTTACCTTGCTTCAACGCCTGGGTCTTGGTGAATACGCTGATGCTTATCCGTATTCGTTGTCAGGTGGTCAAAAACAACGTGTGGCTTTGGCGCGTGCTATGATGATTGACCCACAAATTATTGGTTATGATGAGCCAACATCAGCACTTGACCCAGAATTGCGTCAAGAAGTTGAAAAGTTGATTTTACAAAATCGTGAAGCTGGCATGACTCAAATCGTTGT